A part of Lacinutrix sp. 5H-3-7-4 genomic DNA contains:
- a CDS encoding TetR/AcrR family transcriptional regulator translates to MKEKIINKSAELFLNLGFKSVTMDDIANELGISKKTIYQHFTNKTKLVEETTSQMFDKICEGIDCICNTSPNPIEELYQIKMFVMTFLKNEKTSPQFQLKKYYPQIHNNLHLKQFQKMHVSVKNSMQKGVDTGLFRENIDVDFISRMYFNGMSGIKDQNIFPTNIFTMEYLMENYLEYHLRAICTNKGLQTLEKFINKTNLN, encoded by the coding sequence AAAAATTATAAATAAATCGGCAGAGCTTTTTTTAAATCTAGGATTTAAAAGCGTTACTATGGATGATATTGCTAACGAGCTAGGCATATCTAAAAAAACCATATACCAACATTTTACAAACAAAACCAAGCTAGTTGAAGAAACCACATCGCAAATGTTTGATAAAATTTGCGAAGGTATAGATTGTATTTGCAATACTTCACCCAACCCTATTGAAGAGCTTTATCAAATAAAAATGTTTGTGATGACATTTTTAAAAAACGAAAAAACATCACCTCAATTTCAATTAAAAAAATACTACCCGCAAATACATAACAATTTACACCTAAAACAATTTCAAAAAATGCATGTTTCTGTAAAAAACAGTATGCAAAAAGGCGTTGACACAGGTTTATTTAGAGAAAACATAGATGTAGATTTTATTTCTAGAATGTATTTTAATGGCATGTCTGGTATTAAAGACCAGAATATTTTCCCAACAAACATTTTTACTATGGAATATTTAATGGAAAACTACTTAGAATACCACTTAAGAGCCATTTGCACCAATAAAGGACTACAAACACTTGAAAAATTTATTAATAAAACCAACCTTAACTAA